The Amblyomma americanum isolate KBUSLIRL-KWMA chromosome 5, ASM5285725v1, whole genome shotgun sequence genome window below encodes:
- the LOC144133144 gene encoding uncharacterized protein LOC144133144, translated as MGCFRLTLVALYLLGCSMIVSATTCESDADCSGGQRCVPHRNFSSSANCETDRRCISATPTTCSCEHGFQCFPRDCPTSPFECVVLERQDTRCGGSNGPQCGPDQLCGYKDTGLRCIKCPCYGTDEATCVNKKPGVVCGPNSIVRVSRDGSDYECDGCASVASVLTFGQH; from the exons GGTGCAGTATGATCGTTTCTGCGACCACCTGCGAGTCG GATGCAGATTGTTCCGGTGGGCAGCGGTGTGTCCCACACCGCAACTTCTCCAGCAGTGCCAACTGCGAGACTGACCGTCGTT GTATCTCTGCTACTCCTACAACGTGTTCG TGCGAACATGGCTTCCAGTGCTTTCCGAGGGACTGCCCTACGTCACCGTTCGAAT GCGTGGTCCTTGAGCGCCAGGATACCAGGTGCGGAGGAAGCAAT GGACCCCAGTGTGGTCCTGACCAACTGTGTGGCTACAAGGACACCGGCCTGCGTTGTATCAAGTGTCCCTGCTACGGCACCGATGAGGCTACCT GCGTGAACAAGAAGCCGGGCGTCGTCTGCGGACCCAACAGCATCGTCCGGGTGAGCCGAGATGGCTCGGACTACGAATGTGACGGATGTGCGTCCGTCGCTTCAGTGCTCACGTTTGGCCAGCACTGA